Proteins from a genomic interval of bacterium:
- a CDS encoding carbon starvation protein A, whose amino-acid sequence MLILFYLALALAAFALAIRFYARFIAKSLGEDGRNPTPAVRINDGRDYVPTKRYVVFAHHFSAIAGAGPILGPTLALLYGFVPAWIWIVVGGIMIGAVHDFTTLFISIREGGKSMAEVARKALGKAGFNLFITLTIVMIVLVTSAFLSATAISLTSKWPIDKLGGTEATSILHTEIVKVPIAPVDKDAASVEGHEVGTTATPAAQYKEVTVGKIGGIASTSVIIITLMAPLLGWLIFKRRINTILAYLLAAAVCIGSVVIGVAIPVTFSPEVWMIIMSFYVLFAAGVPVWVILQPRDFINVQILYGGILLMVVSVVMIGFSGIEIQAPSWNLAEGTKNLGFLWPMMFITIACGAISGFHSMVAGGTTAKQLTNECDARKVGFNAMLLESALAICVLIAVAAAINFGDYKSIVWPTDPGAKSNPILGFSLAAGTLFHKALGIPIALGTVFGILLVEGFVITTLDAAVRLNRYLFEELWQILFVQVPAIMKHYWFNSGLSVILMWVFAYSNAFSTLWPIFGTANQLLAALVLLTVSAWLRARSKKYFYTLIPALFMMGTTFASLVILLNKYIAKQNWTLIVADVVMMLLSIGVVILVVKTFATPKPSHPLPLEGAETGSAFPSVGKAC is encoded by the coding sequence ATGTTGATTCTGTTTTACCTTGCGTTAGCATTGGCGGCATTTGCTCTTGCGATTCGCTTCTATGCCCGATTCATCGCGAAATCGCTCGGAGAGGATGGCAGGAACCCCACCCCGGCGGTGCGGATCAATGATGGGCGCGATTATGTCCCCACGAAACGGTATGTCGTGTTTGCCCACCATTTCTCGGCAATCGCCGGCGCTGGCCCCATTCTTGGTCCCACCCTTGCGCTCCTATACGGTTTTGTTCCGGCATGGATATGGATTGTAGTTGGCGGAATTATGATTGGCGCAGTCCACGATTTTACTACGCTCTTCATAAGTATCCGCGAAGGCGGAAAATCGATGGCGGAAGTTGCCCGCAAAGCGTTGGGAAAAGCGGGTTTTAATCTATTCATCACGCTTACGATTGTTATGATCGTGTTAGTGACTTCCGCTTTTCTCTCAGCAACGGCAATCTCACTTACCTCGAAATGGCCTATCGATAAATTAGGCGGAACCGAGGCAACTTCGATCCTGCATACCGAAATCGTGAAAGTACCTATTGCGCCTGTCGATAAGGATGCCGCGAGTGTCGAAGGACACGAGGTTGGTACCACTGCAACTCCGGCAGCTCAATACAAAGAAGTTACCGTCGGTAAAATCGGCGGTATCGCATCGACTTCGGTCATCATTATTACGCTAATGGCACCATTGTTAGGTTGGCTCATCTTCAAACGCCGGATCAATACAATTCTCGCTTATCTCTTGGCGGCAGCTGTTTGCATCGGATCGGTCGTCATTGGAGTAGCGATTCCGGTGACCTTTTCCCCGGAAGTCTGGATGATTATCATGTCGTTCTATGTACTCTTTGCGGCGGGTGTACCGGTATGGGTGATCCTGCAACCGCGTGATTTTATAAACGTGCAAATCCTGTATGGCGGCATACTATTAATGGTAGTATCGGTCGTCATGATTGGATTTTCTGGGATTGAAATCCAAGCGCCAAGTTGGAATCTTGCCGAAGGAACCAAAAACCTTGGGTTCCTCTGGCCGATGATGTTTATAACCATTGCCTGCGGCGCAATATCCGGATTTCATTCGATGGTCGCTGGTGGTACGACCGCGAAGCAATTGACCAACGAATGCGATGCGCGAAAAGTCGGTTTTAATGCGATGCTATTGGAATCCGCATTAGCAATCTGCGTACTGATTGCGGTTGCCGCCGCGATTAATTTTGGCGATTACAAATCAATCGTCTGGCCAACCGACCCGGGAGCGAAATCAAATCCGATTCTCGGTTTTTCGTTGGCGGCGGGCACCTTGTTTCATAAAGCGTTAGGAATTCCAATTGCTCTGGGAACTGTCTTTGGAATTCTTTTAGTCGAAGGATTCGTTATCACCACCCTCGATGCGGCAGTGCGCTTGAATCGGTATTTATTTGAAGAATTATGGCAGATATTATTTGTACAAGTACCAGCAATCATGAAACATTATTGGTTTAATTCCGGGTTATCGGTAATTCTCATGTGGGTGTTTGCCTATTCCAATGCATTTAGTACCCTATGGCCTATTTTCGGAACAGCAAATCAATTATTAGCGGCGCTCGTGTTACTGACGGTATCGGCATGGCTGCGTGCCAGGTCGAAAAAATACTTCTATACGCTCATACCCGCGCTTTTTATGATGGGAACCACCTTTGCATCGCTGGTTATTCTTCTTAATAAATACATCGCCAAGCAGAATTGGACTCTTATCGTTGCCGATGTTGTCATGATGTTACTTTCGATTGGAGTGGTCATTTTGGTGGTAAAGACGTTTGCTACTCCGAAACCAAGTCATCCCCTCCCATTAGAAGGAGCTGAGACTGGATCGGCATTTCCATCGGTAGGAAAAGCGTGTTAA